A window of Chitinophaga sp. MM2321 contains these coding sequences:
- a CDS encoding sodium:solute symporter family transporter (Members of the Solute:Sodium Symporter (SSS), TC 2.A.21 as described in tcdb.org, catalyze solute:Na+ symport. Known solutes for members of the family include sugars, amino acids, nucleosides, inositols, vitamins, urea or anions, depending on the system.): protein MNFRYFLFALVICCSPLLLAAQLQKQLKWEALPSAPVKEGFAGMYAGVSNNVMLSMGGADLVDGAPAGAVGGKSYDHIYILSEKSGSWKMAAEKLPKPMAYGASFSYKEEIILVGGRDQQQYYPDVYTVSYNKGKITSRKLAALPFPLADLSGAVVGDYLFIAGGEMSAEGLPAATFLALDLRSPAAQQQWTTLEAWPGPARMLAVGATMHNDFFLFSGIEIPAENGAPRVLTDAYRFTPAFTGNKLSGGKWQVVANMPQGVAGAPSPAPTVGLNHILFPVKGQSQGDSTAAGTNLMAYNAEANKWLDFGKLSSLDISLGNTAVKWNSEWVVMENNKAAGQDSIGIFTLSKNLGFGWINWITLVVYLGLMLWIGFIYDKRGQTTDNFFTAGGKIPWWAAGLSIYGTQISAITFMAIPAIVFATDWTLAIGSVLILATVPIVAKYYIPFFRRVNVTSAYEYLEHRFSPNVRLFGSLSFIFFQMGRMGIVLYLPAVAIAAVTGIDIYLLVVIMGVICIIYTVMGGIEAVVWTDVAQVVILMGGAAVCFLVAVFNVKGGFQSVFDQGMAADKFALFQLGWKPDSLVLWVCIVGFFFLNIIPYTSDQAIVQRYLTVKDEKQAAKSLWVNAWITLPGTVIFFGLGTVLYVFYHDNPGIIASDKVDEILPYFVVQQLPVGISGLVIAGIFAASQSTLSSSMNSISATFFSDIYQRFRPVGTDKNTLMVARQATVIAGIFGTASALAIAALDVQFIFDLFQEVLGILGGSLAGVFILGIFTNRANTTGVISGLIAGVVIVWVVRSETTISVYLYGAISVMSCVIIGYLASFLSPQQKDITGLSYSSLKALKAKVQSGKQVVVL, encoded by the coding sequence ATGAACTTCAGATATTTTTTATTCGCACTGGTGATATGTTGTAGTCCGCTGTTATTAGCTGCGCAATTACAAAAACAATTAAAATGGGAAGCCTTGCCTTCTGCGCCTGTTAAAGAAGGGTTTGCAGGGATGTATGCAGGTGTAAGTAATAATGTTATGCTCTCCATGGGTGGCGCTGATCTGGTAGATGGCGCACCTGCGGGAGCAGTGGGAGGAAAAAGTTATGATCATATTTATATCCTTTCTGAAAAATCAGGGAGTTGGAAAATGGCCGCTGAAAAGTTGCCGAAACCAATGGCGTACGGCGCCTCATTTTCATATAAAGAGGAGATTATCCTGGTAGGTGGACGTGATCAACAGCAATATTATCCGGATGTCTATACGGTTTCCTATAACAAGGGTAAAATTACCAGCAGGAAGCTGGCTGCACTTCCCTTTCCTTTAGCGGACCTTTCGGGTGCTGTAGTGGGTGATTACCTGTTTATAGCCGGGGGGGAAATGAGTGCGGAAGGATTGCCAGCTGCTACTTTTCTGGCACTTGATTTACGCAGTCCTGCTGCACAACAACAGTGGACTACGCTGGAAGCCTGGCCTGGTCCTGCACGGATGCTCGCTGTTGGCGCCACCATGCACAACGATTTTTTCCTTTTCAGCGGTATTGAAATACCTGCAGAGAATGGCGCTCCCCGGGTACTAACAGATGCTTACCGCTTTACGCCGGCATTTACCGGAAACAAACTTTCCGGTGGGAAATGGCAGGTTGTTGCCAATATGCCGCAAGGCGTGGCGGGTGCTCCTTCCCCGGCTCCTACAGTAGGTCTTAATCATATACTTTTTCCTGTAAAGGGTCAATCTCAGGGTGATTCGACTGCTGCTGGTACCAACCTGATGGCCTATAATGCAGAAGCAAATAAATGGCTTGATTTCGGTAAATTATCTTCTTTGGATATTTCCCTGGGTAATACAGCTGTAAAGTGGAACAGTGAATGGGTCGTCATGGAAAATAACAAGGCAGCAGGTCAGGATTCCATCGGCATTTTTACCTTGTCTAAAAACCTGGGCTTCGGCTGGATAAACTGGATCACCTTAGTGGTATACCTGGGATTGATGCTGTGGATCGGTTTTATCTATGATAAAAGAGGACAAACCACGGATAACTTTTTCACCGCAGGTGGAAAAATTCCCTGGTGGGCCGCGGGCTTAAGTATTTATGGTACGCAGATAAGTGCTATAACGTTTATGGCTATACCGGCCATCGTTTTTGCAACAGACTGGACGCTGGCCATCGGTTCTGTACTGATCCTGGCTACGGTACCGATAGTCGCTAAATATTATATTCCTTTCTTCCGGCGCGTGAATGTTACTTCCGCGTATGAATACCTGGAGCATCGTTTCAGTCCCAATGTGCGTCTTTTCGGAAGCCTTTCTTTTATCTTTTTTCAGATGGGACGTATGGGTATTGTGCTTTACCTGCCTGCTGTAGCTATTGCTGCTGTAACCGGTATTGATATTTATTTACTGGTTGTTATCATGGGTGTTATCTGCATCATTTATACGGTGATGGGTGGTATTGAAGCGGTTGTATGGACAGACGTGGCACAGGTAGTAATATTGATGGGGGGAGCGGCCGTATGTTTCCTTGTAGCCGTCTTCAATGTAAAGGGTGGTTTTCAGAGTGTGTTTGACCAGGGAATGGCCGCGGATAAATTTGCGTTGTTCCAATTGGGCTGGAAACCGGATAGCCTGGTTTTATGGGTGTGTATTGTTGGATTCTTTTTCCTGAATATTATTCCTTACACTTCTGATCAGGCGATTGTTCAAAGATACCTGACCGTTAAAGATGAAAAGCAGGCAGCCAAAAGTCTTTGGGTAAATGCCTGGATTACCCTTCCTGGTACCGTGATATTTTTTGGGTTGGGTACCGTACTGTATGTTTTTTATCATGATAATCCCGGAATCATTGCCTCTGATAAGGTGGATGAGATCCTGCCATATTTCGTGGTGCAGCAGCTCCCCGTCGGTATTTCCGGGTTGGTGATTGCCGGCATCTTTGCGGCCAGTCAATCTACCCTGAGCAGTAGTATGAATAGTATTTCGGCGACCTTCTTCTCTGATATTTATCAACGCTTCCGTCCTGTTGGTACAGATAAAAATACCCTCATGGTAGCCAGACAGGCCACTGTGATAGCGGGTATTTTCGGTACTGCCAGTGCATTGGCTATTGCCGCTCTGGATGTGCAGTTCATATTCGATCTGTTCCAGGAAGTGCTGGGTATCCTGGGAGGTAGCCTTGCGGGTGTCTTTATTTTAGGAATTTTTACCAACAGGGCCAATACCACCGGTGTGATCAGCGGGCTTATTGCAGGCGTGGTGATAGTATGGGTTGTCAGGAGTGAAACAACGATCAGCGTATACCTCTATGGCGCCATCAGTGTCATGTCTTGCGTGATCATCGGATACCTGGCCAGTTTTTTATCTCCACAACAAAAAGATATAACAGGACTGAGTTATTCATCGCTGAAAGCATTGAAAGCGAAAGTACAATCCGGTAAACAAGTAGTGGTACTGTAA
- a CDS encoding SDR family oxidoreductase, with translation MLKEMFSLDGRVAIVTGGAGYYGKPICSALAEAGASVIIASRNEAGCKEYAATLKQMGFLAEGVALDLGDEKSIRDFTKYIRKKYGKIDILVNNAVSREGFKDLEDIEKSEWELAQSINSTGMVLLTQAVIKIMRSQQYGNIINIGSIQGTVGPNFPVYGKTGMSSPLNYTYDKWAMVGFTKWIANYYGKYNIRCNCISPGGYGPGIAEDIGDNEFVSNYKRLTPLGRFADDDDIKGPIVFLASAASAYITGHNLLVDGGWTSW, from the coding sequence ATGTTGAAAGAAATGTTCAGTCTTGATGGCCGGGTGGCTATTGTAACAGGGGGAGCCGGTTACTATGGCAAACCAATTTGCAGCGCCCTAGCGGAAGCTGGTGCCAGCGTGATCATCGCCTCCAGGAATGAGGCCGGCTGTAAAGAATACGCGGCTACACTCAAGCAGATGGGGTTCCTTGCGGAAGGTGTTGCACTGGATCTTGGTGATGAAAAATCGATCCGTGATTTTACAAAATATATCCGTAAGAAATATGGCAAGATAGATATCCTGGTAAACAATGCTGTTTCCAGGGAAGGATTTAAAGACCTGGAAGATATAGAGAAATCGGAGTGGGAACTGGCGCAATCCATTAATTCAACCGGCATGGTGTTATTAACGCAGGCGGTTATCAAAATAATGCGCAGCCAGCAATACGGAAACATTATCAACATCGGCTCTATCCAGGGAACAGTAGGACCTAATTTCCCGGTGTATGGTAAAACCGGTATGAGCAGCCCCTTAAATTATACCTATGATAAATGGGCCATGGTAGGGTTTACAAAATGGATAGCCAATTATTACGGAAAGTATAATATCCGTTGCAATTGTATCAGCCCCGGAGGATATGGTCCGGGAATAGCAGAAGATATAGGGGATAATGAGTTTGTCAGTAATTATAAACGATTAACGCCACTGGGAAGATTTGCCGACGATGATGATATAAAAGGACCGATAGTGTTTTTAGCATCCGCCGCATCGGCTTATATCACGGGCCATAACCTGTTGGTAGATGGCGGTTGGACGAGCTGGTAA
- a CDS encoding aldo/keto reductase: MQYANIHGYTISKLTLGTVALGMNYGIANKSGKPPLEESLELLSFALESGINTFDTAATYGSAEQLTGAFLADQGKPATINTVTKFKISPENIYDIDKARAEVFASVRSSLRLLGLKKIPVCLLHMSRELPMEAIAKVLPSIFEDLQHEQLIDLAGVSIDHPAEAEWFAAQPFIQALQIPINVFDQRLIDNGALAHMKASGKIIFARSVFLQGLFFLTPDELKGNLVNAAAYLHQLKLLAAGERMSIAQFVFSYIRDMDGITSIVFGAENKQQVAQNIDLLEGGSISVAARAAASRAFAAVPEDIITPANWSS; this comes from the coding sequence ATGCAATATGCTAACATACACGGATATACTATTTCAAAGCTAACACTGGGCACTGTGGCGCTTGGAATGAATTATGGTATCGCCAATAAAAGCGGGAAACCCCCACTGGAAGAGAGCCTGGAACTACTTTCATTTGCGCTGGAATCAGGGATCAATACTTTTGATACAGCCGCCACTTATGGATCTGCGGAGCAATTGACAGGTGCTTTTTTAGCAGACCAGGGAAAGCCGGCAACCATAAATACTGTTACAAAATTCAAGATCAGTCCGGAAAACATCTACGATATCGATAAAGCAAGAGCAGAAGTATTTGCAAGTGTAAGATCGTCACTGCGGTTGTTGGGATTAAAGAAAATACCGGTATGCCTGCTTCATATGAGCCGGGAACTCCCTATGGAGGCGATAGCGAAGGTACTCCCTTCCATTTTTGAAGACCTGCAGCATGAGCAGTTGATTGATCTTGCAGGGGTTTCAATAGATCATCCCGCGGAGGCGGAATGGTTTGCAGCGCAGCCTTTCATCCAGGCATTACAAATCCCTATCAACGTATTTGATCAGCGGTTGATCGATAACGGTGCATTGGCACACATGAAAGCATCGGGGAAAATAATATTTGCGAGGAGTGTTTTCCTGCAAGGGCTTTTCTTTCTTACACCGGATGAACTGAAAGGTAACCTGGTAAATGCGGCTGCCTATCTTCATCAATTAAAACTGCTGGCTGCGGGAGAGCGGATGAGTATAGCGCAGTTTGTTTTTTCCTACATCCGGGATATGGATGGTATTACAAGTATTGTTTTTGGCGCGGAAAATAAACAGCAGGTAGCACAGAATATAGATTTACTGGAAGGCGGCTCCATTAGTGTAGCTGCCAGGGCGGCGGCCAGTCGGGCTTTTGCAGCTGTTCCGGAAGATATTATTACACCGGCAAATTGGTCAAGTTGA
- a CDS encoding SMP-30/gluconolactonase/LRE family protein, giving the protein MQILHKRIIEIAALRYYTEGPALDKDGNLFFTTLSGGWIMKVDEHGKMSKWAKSVCPNGQFILPGNDHLICDSELSAVRRFGPDGTFIKDEIRDYCAGVKVFTPNDVIADTAGNIYFTDSVRYIGKVFRIGKNGHQEVVADNMDYPNGLVLSKDERWLFVAESYQNSILKIDVKSPAENRVPVLTIALPRHASGREQDNLPDGLAMDHQGTLWVAHYGMQAVHNYTVEGAFICSIDTSMPLTSNLIFTDKQTLMVTGGYGEPGPGAVMKISL; this is encoded by the coding sequence ATGCAGATTCTACATAAAAGGATAATTGAAATAGCAGCACTTCGTTATTACACCGAAGGACCAGCACTGGATAAGGATGGCAACCTGTTCTTTACCACACTTTCGGGAGGATGGATCATGAAGGTGGATGAACATGGTAAGATGAGTAAATGGGCAAAGTCAGTATGCCCGAACGGACAATTTATTTTACCGGGTAATGACCACCTCATTTGTGATAGTGAACTGAGTGCCGTGAGAAGGTTTGGGCCGGATGGCACTTTTATTAAAGATGAGATCAGGGACTATTGCGCCGGCGTAAAAGTATTTACCCCCAATGATGTCATTGCAGATACTGCCGGTAATATTTACTTTACTGATTCGGTGAGATATATCGGCAAAGTATTCAGGATAGGAAAGAATGGTCACCAGGAAGTGGTGGCGGATAACATGGACTATCCAAACGGATTGGTACTATCAAAAGATGAAAGATGGCTGTTTGTAGCCGAGAGTTATCAAAACAGCATATTGAAAATAGATGTAAAAAGCCCCGCTGAAAACCGTGTGCCGGTACTCACCATCGCATTGCCACGTCATGCTTCCGGCCGGGAACAGGATAACCTGCCGGATGGACTTGCCATGGATCATCAGGGAACTCTCTGGGTAGCGCATTATGGCATGCAGGCGGTACACAACTATACGGTTGAAGGTGCATTTATTTGTAGCATCGATACAAGTATGCCATTAACCAGTAACCTGATCTTCACAGATAAACAAACGCTGATGGTAACCGGAGGCTATGGTGAGCCCGGTCCTGGTGCTGTTATGAAAATATCATTATAA
- a CDS encoding M81 family metallopeptidase: MAFKVALLGIYHESNTFITTTTTLDDFKNGHWLKGVEIKEEYRYAHHEIGGMLEVMDREGIEVVPVMFAKATPGGIITADTYHTLLHEMMNLLEKELPVDGCLVIPHGAAVSERYPDMDGHWLQTLRNRLGEDIPVVGTLDPHANVSPLMASVTNALVAYKTNPHIDQRETGQEAAEIMVKILRQQCKPVQRLFQLPLAISIEQQHTGAEPCKSLFAAAKEWRARNGLLSVSILLGFPYADVREMGTSILVISDNNAEIAQEAGNQLVSMILDNKQAFNSSKKDINVLCPVISNSKKPVLLLDMGDNVGGGAPGNSTHLLKALSQEKNCPFFICLYDPLAVAIAAKQVAGAYFNISIREDVSPDDIYSCEVKLIRLADGKFREANPRHGGQVNFDMGKIAIVTMNEQSVIMFTSLRTLPFSLRQLTAFDIDPAGFDVIVAKGVNAPVAAYGSVCPTILQVDTPGVTQADMTAFQYHNRRIPMFPFE; encoded by the coding sequence ATGGCGTTTAAAGTTGCATTACTGGGAATTTATCACGAATCAAATACTTTCATCACTACTACCACTACGCTGGATGATTTTAAAAATGGTCATTGGCTGAAAGGCGTGGAGATCAAAGAAGAATATCGGTATGCACATCATGAAATTGGCGGCATGCTGGAAGTAATGGATAGAGAAGGTATTGAAGTGGTGCCGGTGATGTTTGCGAAAGCCACACCGGGAGGTATTATTACTGCTGATACCTATCACACGCTCCTCCATGAAATGATGAACCTGCTTGAAAAAGAATTGCCGGTAGATGGTTGTCTTGTTATTCCGCATGGTGCGGCTGTAAGTGAACGCTATCCCGACATGGACGGCCATTGGTTACAAACGCTGCGAAATAGATTAGGTGAAGATATACCGGTTGTAGGTACGCTGGACCCGCATGCGAATGTGAGCCCTTTAATGGCCTCCGTTACCAATGCGCTAGTAGCCTATAAAACAAATCCCCATATCGATCAACGCGAAACCGGTCAGGAAGCCGCGGAGATCATGGTTAAAATATTAAGGCAGCAATGTAAACCTGTACAACGCTTGTTTCAGCTGCCTTTGGCGATCAGTATAGAACAACAACATACGGGCGCAGAGCCTTGTAAAAGCCTGTTTGCCGCCGCTAAGGAATGGCGTGCGCGGAATGGACTGCTATCTGTCAGTATTCTTCTAGGATTTCCTTATGCGGATGTACGGGAAATGGGTACTTCCATATTGGTGATCTCCGATAATAATGCGGAGATAGCCCAGGAGGCAGGTAATCAGCTCGTGTCTATGATCCTTGACAACAAGCAGGCATTCAACAGTAGTAAAAAGGATATAAACGTTTTATGCCCGGTTATCAGCAACAGCAAAAAGCCGGTATTACTCTTGGATATGGGAGATAATGTAGGCGGCGGTGCACCGGGAAACAGTACGCATCTGCTGAAAGCATTAAGCCAGGAGAAAAATTGCCCGTTTTTTATCTGCCTGTACGATCCATTGGCTGTTGCCATTGCTGCAAAACAGGTAGCAGGAGCATATTTTAATATCAGCATACGGGAAGACGTTTCCCCCGATGATATTTATTCCTGCGAGGTGAAGTTAATCAGGCTGGCAGATGGAAAGTTCCGGGAAGCAAATCCCCGGCATGGCGGCCAGGTGAATTTTGATATGGGGAAGATCGCCATCGTGACCATGAATGAACAGAGCGTCATCATGTTTACATCTTTGAGAACACTTCCTTTCAGTCTCCGTCAGTTAACAGCATTTGATATTGATCCCGCAGGATTTGACGTAATAGTGGCGAAAGGCGTGAATGCGCCGGTGGCTGCCTATGGTTCTGTTTGTCCGACTATCCTGCAGGTAGACACCCCTGGTGTTACCCAGGCGGATATGACGGCTTTTCAATACCACAACAGGCGCATCCCGATGTTTCCTTTTGAATAG
- a CDS encoding RidA family protein — protein MTDKIIIKGPGVPASPLPFSAAIKSGDFLFISGQASTDLKGSIIAGTFEEECRRSFENLRAVLTAAGLDFTDVVQVRNYVAQQADLPAFNNIYREYFKEPYPARTTLIGCLGDVLKFEVDAVARIN, from the coding sequence ATGACTGATAAAATTATAATAAAGGGACCTGGTGTACCAGCAAGCCCGCTTCCATTTTCTGCGGCAATTAAATCGGGTGATTTTCTTTTTATTTCCGGGCAGGCTTCCACAGATCTGAAGGGAAGTATTATTGCCGGAACTTTTGAAGAAGAATGCAGACGCTCATTTGAAAACCTGCGCGCAGTGCTCACAGCTGCCGGTCTTGATTTTACAGATGTGGTGCAGGTGCGTAATTATGTAGCTCAACAAGCAGATCTTCCGGCGTTTAATAATATTTACAGAGAATATTTCAAAGAACCCTATCCTGCAAGAACTACGCTTATAGGATGTTTGGGCGATGTGCTGAAATTTGAAGTGGATGCTGTTGCACGAATAAACTGA
- a CDS encoding dihydrodipicolinate synthase family protein, with product MKNGFKGLWPAMFTPVDDKGAPAFDQLEKLVELLISQGMDGLYILGSTGQGVLFTEGQRKKVTEAVTSIAAGRVPVMVQVGALTTEESVNLARHAEQCGVSGISSVGPIYYAASPQMALEHYLHIAKATSLPFFPYQLGDNSIPGDTLSFVKKLLEIPNVTGMKLTTNQLLDISLIHNYAGDKLKLFSGSDELFCHASLCGTVGAIGSTYNVWGLQCKYVMSEFVNGNYPLAKEFMLSFQDVIHQIMPNIWTFLRAAMRLKYDIEIGPTKAPLANTQKDWKEAEVITIMGKIDAFTSPVIQ from the coding sequence ATGAAAAATGGATTTAAAGGCTTGTGGCCGGCAATGTTTACTCCCGTTGACGATAAAGGTGCGCCTGCATTTGATCAACTGGAAAAATTGGTCGAATTGCTCATTTCACAAGGCATGGATGGTTTGTATATCCTTGGATCTACGGGGCAGGGCGTTTTATTTACAGAAGGACAAAGAAAAAAAGTGACGGAAGCCGTTACCAGCATCGCTGCCGGAAGGGTACCGGTCATGGTACAGGTAGGTGCGCTTACTACAGAGGAATCTGTAAACCTGGCCAGACATGCGGAACAGTGTGGTGTTAGCGGTATTTCTTCTGTTGGCCCCATTTATTACGCCGCTTCTCCGCAAATGGCGCTGGAACATTACCTGCATATTGCAAAGGCAACCAGCCTTCCTTTTTTTCCTTACCAGTTGGGAGATAATTCCATCCCGGGAGACACCCTGAGCTTTGTTAAAAAGTTACTGGAAATTCCCAATGTGACCGGAATGAAATTAACTACCAATCAATTACTGGACATCAGCCTGATTCATAATTATGCAGGGGATAAATTAAAACTGTTCAGTGGTTCGGATGAATTGTTTTGTCATGCTTCCCTTTGCGGTACGGTGGGCGCCATAGGTTCAACCTATAATGTATGGGGCTTGCAATGCAAGTATGTCATGTCTGAATTTGTAAACGGGAATTATCCGCTTGCAAAAGAATTCATGCTTTCCTTCCAGGATGTGATTCACCAGATCATGCCAAATATCTGGACATTTTTAAGAGCTGCAATGCGATTGAAATATGATATCGAGATCGGGCCAACCAAAGCGCCACTGGCCAATACACAGAAAGATTGGAAAGAAGCAGAAGTGATCACCATTATGGGAAAGATAGATGCTTTCACCAGCCCGGTAATACAATAA
- a CDS encoding pyridoxal-phosphate dependent enzyme, with the protein MNGIWQYGHLLSPIAEPNKITLGEGNTPLVKSRRLGAALGLDHLYFKLEITNPSGSYKDRFAAYAVADLLNRGSRFCLATSSGNTGAALAAYCAAADIKCFLAIVDGAPTGKLQQMRVYGAEIMMIKNFGKDFMLTKEVMDRLTAIAAEHNSLVQISAYKYCPAGMSGVQTISYELATALPQENKHVFSPAGGGGLTLAITEGFRIWKEHHPAFNPPRVYCVQPEGNDTISGALREGMQEAKGISRSETLISGLQVPNVLDGNKVIAGCRSSGGTGYVVADEAVYECQQQLATMEGIYCEPAGAVALAGLKHALHKKEIDKKDHIICIVSGHGFKDPASTTRMADKTDAQYFNTVNETIRFINAHI; encoded by the coding sequence TTGAACGGCATCTGGCAATATGGACACTTACTTTCCCCGATAGCGGAACCCAATAAAATTACTTTGGGAGAAGGGAATACGCCGCTGGTAAAATCCCGGCGGCTAGGCGCGGCATTAGGACTTGATCATTTATATTTCAAGCTTGAGATAACAAATCCTTCCGGCTCTTACAAAGACCGGTTTGCGGCGTATGCGGTAGCTGATCTGCTTAACCGTGGGTCGCGGTTTTGCCTGGCTACCTCCAGTGGTAATACCGGCGCTGCGCTGGCAGCCTATTGCGCGGCTGCTGATATAAAATGTTTCCTGGCGATCGTAGATGGTGCGCCTACGGGAAAACTGCAACAAATGCGGGTGTACGGAGCAGAGATCATGATGATTAAAAATTTCGGAAAAGATTTTATGCTCACGAAGGAAGTAATGGACCGTTTAACAGCTATTGCTGCGGAACATAATTCCCTGGTGCAGATAAGCGCCTATAAATATTGTCCGGCTGGTATGTCGGGGGTACAAACTATTTCCTATGAGCTGGCCACTGCATTGCCGCAGGAAAATAAACATGTGTTTTCCCCTGCAGGTGGCGGTGGACTAACACTGGCCATAACCGAAGGTTTCCGCATATGGAAGGAACATCATCCTGCTTTTAATCCGCCCCGGGTGTATTGTGTACAACCGGAAGGAAATGATACCATCAGCGGCGCTCTCCGGGAAGGAATGCAGGAGGCGAAGGGCATTTCAAGGAGTGAAACACTGATTAGCGGCTTACAGGTGCCGAATGTGCTGGATGGAAATAAAGTTATAGCAGGATGCCGCTCAAGTGGTGGAACTGGTTATGTGGTAGCGGATGAAGCGGTGTATGAATGCCAGCAACAACTGGCCACGATGGAAGGAATTTATTGTGAACCCGCCGGCGCGGTTGCTTTGGCCGGGTTAAAGCATGCTTTGCATAAAAAGGAAATTGATAAAAAGGACCACATCATTTGTATTGTTTCAGGTCATGGGTTTAAAGACCCGGCCAGTACAACAAGGATGGCAGACAAAACGGATGCACAGTATTTCAATACAGTAAACGAAACAATCCGGTTTATTAACGCACATATATAG
- a CDS encoding SDR family oxidoreductase, which produces MTARPVVIITGAAGGIGAAMALKYASKGYALTLVDIDAAGLKQVEAELQALQSDYLLLTGDLQEQDFLHTIVNSTVEKWKRIDVLVNNAAWRTRETMRTISPETWEKTWRVCITAPAFLTKYTAEVMEQYHIPGVIINVSSIQSSRAGAGSPAYTSCKGALESLTYELAALYGPKGIRVVAINPGNINTSLSADFTDTTTNDISNIFNDDMKDNTPLQRAGDVTEIADVAYWLSSGEASFITGTTILADGGFLHNFLSYPLKKLQFPKEF; this is translated from the coding sequence ATGACAGCGCGCCCTGTGGTCATCATAACCGGTGCAGCTGGTGGTATAGGTGCTGCTATGGCGTTAAAGTACGCCAGCAAGGGCTATGCACTCACACTCGTGGATATAGATGCAGCCGGATTAAAACAGGTGGAAGCGGAATTGCAGGCACTGCAAAGTGATTACCTGTTGCTGACAGGCGATCTGCAGGAGCAGGATTTTTTGCACACCATCGTAAACAGCACAGTAGAGAAATGGAAACGTATAGACGTACTCGTTAATAATGCTGCCTGGAGAACACGGGAAACGATGCGTACTATTTCGCCGGAAACCTGGGAAAAAACATGGCGCGTTTGTATAACAGCGCCCGCATTTCTGACGAAGTATACCGCGGAGGTAATGGAACAGTACCACATACCGGGGGTGATCATTAATGTGTCCAGTATCCAGTCTAGCCGTGCAGGAGCGGGCAGCCCCGCTTATACTTCCTGCAAAGGCGCACTGGAAAGTTTAACCTATGAACTGGCCGCTTTATATGGTCCGAAAGGTATCCGGGTAGTGGCTATCAATCCCGGTAATATCAATACCAGTCTGAGTGCTGACTTTACGGATACAACAACAAATGATATCAGTAATATATTCAATGATGATATGAAGGATAATACGCCCCTGCAAAGGGCCGGTGATGTGACAGAAATAGCAGATGTAGCTTACTGGTTGTCATCCGGGGAAGCCTCCTTTATAACGGGGACGACTATACTTGCTGACGGCGGTTTTTTGCACAATTTCCTTTCCTATCCATTAAAAAAACTTCAATTCCCAAAAGAATTTTGA